The nucleotide sequence ACCATTGCAGATAACGTAGGTGACAACGTAGGTGATGTGGCCGGTATGGGCGCAGACTTATTCGGTTCTTATGTGGCGACGGTTCTTGCGGCGATGGTGTTGGGTAATTATGTGATACGTGATATGGGCGGCGATATTGTCAATGAAGGTTTTGGCGGGATAGGACCTATTTTGTTACCTATGGCGATTGCAGGTTTTGGAATTGTTATTTCAGTGATCGGTACCATGCTGGTGAAGATTTCCAGTAACGATGCTAAGGAAGCTCAAGTGATGGGCGCTCTTAATGTAGGGAACTGGACGTCGATTATTCTGGTTGCTCTCTCTTGTTTTGGACTGTGTTACTACCTACTTCCAGAAACCATGACCATGAATTTTTATGGAGAAGGCGCAATGACGATTTCATGGCTTAATGTGTTTTACGCAACGCTCGTAGGTCTTGTCGTAGGAGCCGTAATCTCATCAGTAACCGAATATTACACAGGTCTAGGTAAAAAACCTATCCTTAAAATAGTACAACAATCCTCAACTGGTGCAGGAACTAATATTATCGCTGGTCTTGCCACGGGAATGATTTCTACTTTTCCATCAGTAATTTTATTTGCTGGTGCTATTTGGGCATCCTATGCTTTTGCAGGATTCTATGGTGTGGCTCTAGCGGCCAGCGCCATGATGGCAACCACAGCGATGCAACTGGCCATTGATGCTTTCGGCCCTATTTCTGACAATGCTGGTGGTATTGCAGAGATGAGCGAGCAGGAACCTATCGTGCGTGAGCGTACGGATATTTTGGATTCTGTTGGAAACACGACTGCGGCAACGGGTAAAGGATTTGCCATTGCTTCAGCAGCCTTAACATCCTTAGCGCTTTTTGCAGCTTATGTAACTTTTACGGGAATTGACGGGATCAACATTTTTAAAGCGCCTGTTCTTGCGATGTTGTTTGTAGGTGGTATGGTGCCTGTAGTTTTCAGTGCATTGGCGATGAATGCGGTAGGAAAAGCAGCCATGGAAATGGTAGAAGAAGTGAGAAGACAGTTCCGTGAGATTCCTGGTATTATGGAAGGAACTGGAAAACCACAGTATGATAAATGTGTGGATATTTCAACCAAGGCATCTTTGAAAGAAATGATGTTACCAGGTCTATTGACCATAGGGTTCCCATTGGTGATTGCTTTTGTGCCTATGATTTTTGGTATGAATCCGCTAGCGATTGCAGAAATGCTAGGTGGCTACATGGCTGGTGTTACCGTGAGTGGTGTGCTTTGGGCCATCTTCCAGAACAACGCCGGTGGCGCCTGGGACAATGCTAAAAAGTCTTTTGAAGCTGGTGTGATGATCAATGGCGAGATGACCTATAAAGGATCTGACGCGCACAAAGCGGCAGTGACTGGTGATACGGTAGGTGATCCATTTAAAGACACTTCAGGTCCATCCATGAATATCTTGATCAAGCTGACTTGTTTGATAGGACTGGTGATTGCTCCTATTTTAGGAAATCACAGCGATGAGGTAGAGACTGCGGTTGTTCCAACGGAGATCCAGCTAGAAACTCAAGACGAACTGGAAACTGCCCAAAACGAAGAATTGTTAGTCGCCTGCGATGCTGGAATGTATTACTTCAAGCCAGCAAATGCGGCAGAGCGCGCTCTTAATCCTTTGGCAGAACGTTAGACGAATTCATTTTATAAGATTTAAAGCCGTTCTGTTTTCAGAACGGCTTTTGTTTTTAAGAGAATCTACCACGAACTCATTTACATAGATTGTATATTTCAATTTCAAATCAGTTTATGGCATTATTCCAGCGCGATCCATGGATCATCGACGTTTTCCGTACGTATAGTGGTGAATTTCACCTGTACGTTCGTGGTCGGGCGCTTGAGGACCAGCCGTTGAAACTTTATGAGCAGCAGACCTTCTATCAAACCCTGCGCAACACCTGGCGCGCCTTTAAAACGGACGAAATAAGAAGGATTCCCGTCAGACTTACGTTGCCAAATGGAAACTTTTTTGAAACCACTACTGATAGTGAAGGGTATTTCCTTTTTGATATACAGACCAAAACCGACTTGCAAGACATCTCAGATGAGGAAGGCTATGTGCCTATCGTTATTTCCTTTGACGAGAAAAATTCCGCTTTCGCGAAAGCGAAATCCCAACAAAGAATATCTATCAATAAATTCACCGGTGAGACACTCGTGCCGCCCAGCACGACGGCTTATGGCGTGATAAGCGATATAGACGACACCATCATGAAGACTGGTGTGACCAGCTTCTTGAAATTGCGCGTGGCGTTCAATACCTTTTTTAAGAATTTTGACCAGCGATCGCCGTTTAAAGATGCCGCAAGTTTTTACCAACTGTTGCATCGCGGGCCATCTGGCAAGGATCAAAATCCCATGTTTTATTTGAGCAATAGCCCATGGAATTTATACCGTTATCTAGAAAAATTCGTGGATTTTCACGGATTCCCAAAAGGACCTATTCTCTTGCGTGATTTTCCAACACCATGGGATCGCACACCAAAAAAAGAGCGGCCACACAAGGAACACGAGCTGATTAATATTTTAAAACATTATCCAGACCAGCAGTTTATACTCATAGGCGATGCCGGTGAGCACGATACCACCTACTACACCAACGCCGCGACAGAATATCCTGAACGTGTTAAAGCGATCTACATAAGAGCGGTAAACCACTCCAAAAAAATGGCCGCGATCAAAGAAATGGCAGATGCATTTGAGGTTTGCCCAGTTTTATTGGTAAAAGAATCCAGCGAGGCGATTAAACATGCGCGTGGAATGGGATGGATTGTTTGAAGTGAAATATAAAACAGGTCAACCTTCTAAAAATGCGGGAGAACCCTATTTATGATAACTTATACTATCTAAACTTATAACCAAACGACAGCTGTATAATCGTATTTCTCAATTTGAAACCATTCGATCTTGGAGTTTCGTCTACTTCAATCAAAGTAGCAAATCCCTGCTGAAAATTTAACTCGGTAAAAAAGCCCTCAATATTATAGCCTACACCTAAATTAAAACCATAGTCGACTTTACTTTTTAAATCACCAAAATCTCGATTGAACCTTTCTTCATTCAATACATACCCAGCGTAAGGACCAGCTAGGATATAAGGCTGATTAAAGAATTTAAACTGTAAAGGAATATTCAAATAATCCAATTTATATTTAAAATCCACCGATGATGCAGAACCATCATTGGAGCCAGCTTCCTCAGCTTTAGACTTTGTAGTTCCTTGTTGAGAATAAACAATTCTAGGACTAAAGTTGATGTTTTTGGATATTTCCAGATCATAGCTTAATCCTATGTGTAGACCAACTCCGTTTGACGATCCCTGAAAAGGATAGTTTTCTGGCTCAGTCAAATTAATAAGATTTGCTCCTGCAAAAACCCCAAAATTTCTTTGAGCTCTAGCTATAGAAATACACAAAGCTAATATTATAAAACATATGAATTTTCTCATGTAATTCTGTTTGAATAATTTTTAAGAAAATGGCAAGAGAATATCCCTAAGCAAACAACCCAGTCATCTCTGCATCGATCCTGTTAATGATATCACCTAGATCCTCAGGATTATTGACAAAATCGATGTTATCCACATCAATGATCAATAGATTACCCTTGTCATAACCGTGAATCCATGCTTCATAGCGCTCGTTCAAGCGGCTTAAATAATCAATAGAGATAGAATTCTCATAATCGCGGCCACGTTTGTGAATCTGGTTCACAAGATTTGGGATAGAACTGCGCAAATAGATCAACAAGTCTGGAGCTGCTACTAATTTTTCCATGAGATTGAACAGCCTACTATAGTTGTCAAAGTCACGCTGGGACAACAATCCCATAGCATGAAGGTTGGGTGCAAAAATGCTGGCATCTTCATAAATCGTACGATCCTGGATGATCTTCTTTCCACTCTCACGTATTTCCAACACCTGGCTAAAACGGCTGTTCAAGAAATACACCTGCAGGTTAAAGGACCAGCGCTCCATATCCTGATAAAAATCTTCCAAATATGGGTTTTCAAGAACGTCCTCAAATTGCGGTGTCCATTTATAGTGTTTGGCAAGTAATTTTGTAAGTGTAGTCTTTCCTGCTCCTATGTTTCCTGCGACGGCGATGTGCATGTTTAGTTCTTCTTCTGGTTAGTCGTAAAAACGCTCAGGCGAGCGCGGCTGTAAAGATAGAGTTTTCCGTTCTTTAGGTAAAGTGATTTTGGCGGCTCTTGTGGTTCAATGTTCTGGTCGTTTTCCATAGGAGCGAACTCATAACCTGAGGTGAATTTAAAGCTCTTGAAGGCATCATCCTGTTGTATAATGAGTTGTTCAAAATCATAATCAGCGAGATGGATGTTGTCAAGTTTCAGTTCGCTGGTCTTACTAGCATAATTGTTATAGCTGGCGACTCCTGTATCACTTATTAAATGACAGTAGTTATAATCGGTCAACATTTGCGTGACTTGATTTTGTATGACTGGCGAACTCACCACTAGTTTGTCATTGATATAGTCGTACAATTCCAATCGCTGCTGGTCCAGGTTGTAAAGCCACAAACGACGCTCACCAGCGAGACCGGCAAATTCAAAGTACCGATAAGGTTGCAATTGATTGAGTTCCACACGCTGGGTTTCATTGAGCCGATTATCCAGCAATACGATGGTTTGAGTGTCCTTATAAAAAAGCAAAATCTTAAGCGGATTGATCAAATCCACACTGGTCAGGTCGCCCAACTGCACATCATAAAACTGTTGTTTCGGGACACTGGCACGGCCATCGATGGGTGATTTATAGAACACGTTGTCTTTGCCGTAGTACAGGTTTTCAAAATCATCGACACCATAGAACGCATCTGCCTGCAGGGAATATGCTGTAGTACTGGTAGATGGTGTGGATTGCGCTTTCGCGAAAGCGAAAAAAAATAAACTTCCCAACAATGTGAAAACCAACTTCATATAATAGGTATCTTTGCCGCCGGTAAAGCGATGCCTTAAAAATACGACTTCCAAAAGTCGCGAGAGTCACAGTGCCTGTAAATAAGTTGTGTAAAATTATTTGCTAGGGCTTGTCAATCAAATTTTTAATAGTACATTTGCAGCCCGATTTTAGTTAGTAAAATCGCGTAAGAAATTAAAACTATTTCACAGTGAATACTTTAAGTTACAAAACCGTATCAGCTAACAGCGCTACAGTAAACAAGGAATGGGTACTGATAGATGCTGCTGATCAACCATTGGGACGCATGGCTTCCATCGCCGCAAAGTTCTTGAGAGGTAAATATAAGACCAACTATACACCGCACGTTGACTGTGGTGATAACGTGATCATTATAAATGCTGCTGGAGTGCAATTAGGCGGCAACAAATGGAACGATAAGAGTTACATACGCCACACGGGTTACCCAGGTGGACAACGTAGCCTTACCGCAAAGGAGCTTTATGATAAGGATCCCGCGAGAGTAGTAGAAAATGCCGTAAAAGGTATGTTGCCTAAAAACAAGTTAGGCGCTGCTATCTATCGCAACCTTAAAGTATATGCTGGTGCCGAGCATGAGCAAGGTGCACAACAACCTAGAACAATCAATCTTAACGAGGTAAAGTAAACCTATGGAGACAGTACACAAAATAGGTAGAAGAAAAACTGCCGTAGCAAGAGTCTACCTTACAGAAGGTAAAGGCGCTGTAACGATCAACAACAAGCCATTAGATCAATATTTCACAACTGGAATGCTTCAATACAAAGTGAAGCAGCCGTTTATGTTGACTGACGATGTAGATGGTTATGATGTTCGTGTAAACGTTTTCGGCGGTGGAATCACTGGACAGGCAGAGGCTGTACGTCTAGCGATCTCAAGAGCCCTTGTAGAAATCGATGCAGACAAGAAAACATTATTGAAAGCTGAAGGTCTTATGACTCGTGACCCAAGAATGGTAGAGCGTAAGAAATTTGGTCAAAAGAAAGCGAGAAAGAAATTCCAATTCTCCAAGCGTTAATACAACACAATCTTTATCGTCCCGCAACTGCGGGACGATACTTTTGTTCTTTATTTATTATTTTAATTTGCTGTCAACTCGATTGCCGTCGAATGCTAGTTTAGCATCTAAATGGGTCAGGCGATTTCCTTATGGAATGACCACTAATCCATTGCTATCTGACAGAACGTAAACTATTTAAGAAATGGCAAATACTATTGAGGTCAAGGATCTACTTGACGCAGGTGTACACTTTGGACACCTAACCCGCAAATGGGATCCCAACATGGCACCATATATCTATATGGAACGTAACGGGATTCACATCATCAACCTTTACAAAACCAGTGCAAAACTGGATGAAGCTAACGCTGCATTGCGTAAGATCGCTGCATCTGGTCGCAAAATCCTTTTTGTAGCTACTAAGAAGCAAGCTAAAGACATCGTTGCAGAACATGCAAAAGATGCTGGCATGCCTTACATCACAGAAAGATGGCCTGGTGGAATGTTGACCAACTTTGTAACCATCCGTAAGGCAGTTAAGAAGATGGCTACTGTAGACCGTATGAAAA is from Nonlabens sp. YIK11 and encodes:
- a CDS encoding sodium-translocating pyrophosphatase, translating into MEELVIYAPLALAALGFVFMLTKKSWVMKQDAGDGKMKEISDHIYEGALAFLKAEYKLLSIFVVVVAILLAVVSFVVPTTHWMIFVAFIFGALFSAYAGNIGMKIATKTNVRTTQAAKTSLPKALKISFGGGTVMGLGVAVLAVLGLTAFFIIFFHVFMNGEWAPAEFGGVMKTPGELMTIVLETLAGFSLGAESIALFARVGGGIYTKAADVGADLVGKVEAGIPEDDPRNPATIADNVGDNVGDVAGMGADLFGSYVATVLAAMVLGNYVIRDMGGDIVNEGFGGIGPILLPMAIAGFGIVISVIGTMLVKISSNDAKEAQVMGALNVGNWTSIILVALSCFGLCYYLLPETMTMNFYGEGAMTISWLNVFYATLVGLVVGAVISSVTEYYTGLGKKPILKIVQQSSTGAGTNIIAGLATGMISTFPSVILFAGAIWASYAFAGFYGVALAASAMMATTAMQLAIDAFGPISDNAGGIAEMSEQEPIVRERTDILDSVGNTTAATGKGFAIASAALTSLALFAAYVTFTGIDGINIFKAPVLAMLFVGGMVPVVFSALAMNAVGKAAMEMVEEVRRQFREIPGIMEGTGKPQYDKCVDISTKASLKEMMLPGLLTIGFPLVIAFVPMIFGMNPLAIAEMLGGYMAGVTVSGVLWAIFQNNAGGAWDNAKKSFEAGVMINGEMTYKGSDAHKAAVTGDTVGDPFKDTSGPSMNILIKLTCLIGLVIAPILGNHSDEVETAVVPTEIQLETQDELETAQNEELLVACDAGMYYFKPANAAERALNPLAER
- a CDS encoding App1 family protein, producing MALFQRDPWIIDVFRTYSGEFHLYVRGRALEDQPLKLYEQQTFYQTLRNTWRAFKTDEIRRIPVRLTLPNGNFFETTTDSEGYFLFDIQTKTDLQDISDEEGYVPIVISFDEKNSAFAKAKSQQRISINKFTGETLVPPSTTAYGVISDIDDTIMKTGVTSFLKLRVAFNTFFKNFDQRSPFKDAASFYQLLHRGPSGKDQNPMFYLSNSPWNLYRYLEKFVDFHGFPKGPILLRDFPTPWDRTPKKERPHKEHELINILKHYPDQQFILIGDAGEHDTTYYTNAATEYPERVKAIYIRAVNHSKKMAAIKEMADAFEVCPVLLVKESSEAIKHARGMGWIV
- a CDS encoding outer membrane beta-barrel protein; this translates as MRKFICFIILALCISIARAQRNFGVFAGANLINLTEPENYPFQGSSNGVGLHIGLSYDLEISKNINFSPRIVYSQQGTTKSKAEEAGSNDGSASSVDFKYKLDYLNIPLQFKFFNQPYILAGPYAGYVLNEERFNRDFGDLKSKVDYGFNLGVGYNIEGFFTELNFQQGFATLIEVDETPRSNGFKLRNTIIQLSFGYKFR
- a CDS encoding deoxynucleoside kinase, translated to MHIAVAGNIGAGKTTLTKLLAKHYKWTPQFEDVLENPYLEDFYQDMERWSFNLQVYFLNSRFSQVLEIRESGKKIIQDRTIYEDASIFAPNLHAMGLLSQRDFDNYSRLFNLMEKLVAAPDLLIYLRSSIPNLVNQIHKRGRDYENSISIDYLSRLNERYEAWIHGYDKGNLLIIDVDNIDFVNNPEDLGDIINRIDAEMTGLFA
- the rplM gene encoding 50S ribosomal protein L13, yielding MNTLSYKTVSANSATVNKEWVLIDAADQPLGRMASIAAKFLRGKYKTNYTPHVDCGDNVIIINAAGVQLGGNKWNDKSYIRHTGYPGGQRSLTAKELYDKDPARVVENAVKGMLPKNKLGAAIYRNLKVYAGAEHEQGAQQPRTINLNEVK
- the rpsI gene encoding 30S ribosomal protein S9; amino-acid sequence: METVHKIGRRKTAVARVYLTEGKGAVTINNKPLDQYFTTGMLQYKVKQPFMLTDDVDGYDVRVNVFGGGITGQAEAVRLAISRALVEIDADKKTLLKAEGLMTRDPRMVERKKFGQKKARKKFQFSKR